In Acidobacteriota bacterium, one DNA window encodes the following:
- a CDS encoding serine/threonine-protein kinase — protein sequence MTIAAGTRLGPYEVLSLLGAGGMGEVYRARDAKLARDVAVKVLPEDLFEGEERKQRFEREARLLASLNHPGIAAIYSFEEIPSSSSNRHLLVMELAEGESLDKKIASSALSLEESLSFARQIAEALEAAHERGIVHRDLKPANVVVSGEGRVKLLDFGLAKAFETEATTSSPSISISPTLTARATAAGMILGTAAYMAPEQARGKPVDKRADVWAFGVVLFEMLTGKRLFQGETVSDTLAAVLRDPVDFGKLPPSTPPSVRVLLERCLERDPKQRLQAIGESRIALERTIAGTSGAMSAGTDSGSAVGVAAPSPERRAFPWAVGVAIGALAVLAVWMPWKKAPRPAPIRISGELGADASLVTELGPGAVLSPDGTLLAFVAQKTGGGSAQIWVRRLDQLPAAPLAGTEGAREPFFSPDGKWIGFSADGKLKKVSVTGGAAVVLCEAQNLRGAFWTEDGSIVFLPNSGPGVALLRVPAAGGKPEPFTKLEEGEVTQRWPQVLPGGKAILYTGHATTSSGFEDANIVVQPLPKGPRKILQRGGYHGRYLPSGHIVYVHESTLFAAPFDLGRLELTGPPVPVVEGIASTPNSVGSNFAFSDDGTLVYLPGKSVGAASPIHWMDREGKTSVLRSAPSAWNDIRFSPDGQKIALDVTDGGQTDIWVYEWARDTMSRFTFDLAEDSHAAWAPDGKRIAFASARADKAVTNLYWQRADGTGDVQRLTESKVRQISTSFHPGGRSLAFMEQDPKTSWDIMILPIEGDEAAGFKPGKPTVFLNSPFIEVWPEFSPDGRWLAYMSNESGRYEVYVRPFPGPGGKWQISTEGGGFPTWSRASRELFFGQDGKIMAVPYSADAASFRAEKPQPLSGGRYSPTGPFRAFDLHPDGKRFAILKPPDSQADVRHDKVVFVFNFFDELRRVAGTGKK from the coding sequence ATGACGATCGCGGCGGGCACGCGCCTCGGGCCGTACGAGGTCCTGTCGCTCCTCGGAGCCGGGGGCATGGGGGAGGTATACCGGGCGAGGGACGCGAAGCTCGCGAGGGACGTCGCGGTCAAGGTCCTGCCCGAAGATCTCTTCGAAGGTGAAGAGAGGAAGCAGCGGTTCGAGAGAGAGGCGCGCCTGCTGGCGAGCCTGAACCATCCGGGGATCGCCGCCATCTACTCATTCGAAGAAATCCCCTCTTCCTCTTCGAACCGGCATCTCCTCGTCATGGAGCTCGCCGAAGGCGAAAGCCTCGACAAGAAGATCGCGTCGAGCGCTCTTTCGCTCGAAGAATCCCTTTCTTTCGCGCGACAGATCGCCGAGGCGCTGGAGGCGGCGCACGAGAGGGGCATCGTCCACCGCGACCTGAAGCCGGCGAACGTCGTCGTCTCGGGCGAGGGACGGGTGAAGCTTCTCGACTTCGGCCTCGCGAAGGCATTCGAGACCGAGGCGACCACCTCTTCTCCCTCCATCTCCATTTCGCCGACGCTCACGGCGCGGGCGACGGCGGCCGGGATGATCCTCGGAACGGCGGCCTACATGGCGCCCGAGCAGGCGCGGGGCAAGCCTGTCGACAAGAGGGCCGACGTCTGGGCGTTCGGCGTCGTGCTCTTCGAGATGCTGACGGGCAAGCGGCTCTTCCAGGGCGAGACGGTGAGCGACACGCTCGCGGCGGTCCTGCGCGACCCGGTGGACTTCGGGAAGCTGCCCCCGTCGACGCCGCCGTCCGTGAGGGTGCTCCTCGAGCGCTGTCTCGAGCGCGACCCGAAACAGCGCCTGCAGGCGATCGGCGAGTCGCGCATCGCCCTCGAAAGGACGATCGCGGGGACCTCGGGAGCCATGAGCGCCGGAACGGATTCGGGCTCAGCCGTCGGCGTCGCGGCTCCGTCCCCCGAGCGCCGCGCGTTTCCGTGGGCGGTCGGCGTCGCGATCGGCGCCCTGGCCGTCTTAGCCGTCTGGATGCCGTGGAAGAAGGCGCCCCGGCCGGCACCCATTCGAATCAGCGGCGAGCTCGGGGCCGACGCCTCTCTCGTGACCGAGCTCGGCCCCGGCGCCGTGCTCTCGCCGGACGGGACGCTCCTTGCATTCGTCGCCCAGAAGACCGGCGGCGGGTCGGCGCAGATCTGGGTGCGGCGGCTCGACCAGCTTCCCGCCGCGCCGCTCGCCGGGACCGAGGGTGCGCGGGAGCCCTTCTTCTCGCCGGACGGAAAGTGGATCGGCTTCTCCGCGGACGGGAAGCTCAAGAAGGTTTCCGTGACCGGCGGCGCCGCCGTCGTTCTCTGCGAGGCTCAGAACCTGCGTGGCGCCTTCTGGACGGAGGACGGGTCGATCGTCTTCCTTCCGAATTCCGGGCCCGGCGTCGCGCTGCTGAGGGTCCCCGCCGCGGGCGGGAAGCCCGAGCCGTTCACGAAGCTCGAGGAGGGAGAGGTCACTCAGCGCTGGCCGCAGGTCCTTCCGGGCGGCAAGGCCATCCTCTATACGGGGCACGCGACGACATCCTCGGGGTTCGAGGACGCGAACATCGTCGTGCAGCCGCTGCCGAAGGGGCCGCGGAAAATCCTCCAACGCGGCGGGTATCACGGCCGGTACCTCCCGAGCGGGCACATCGTCTACGTCCACGAGTCGACGCTCTTCGCGGCGCCGTTCGATCTCGGGAGGCTCGAGCTGACCGGTCCGCCGGTGCCCGTCGTCGAGGGAATCGCCTCGACGCCCAACAGTGTGGGCTCGAACTTCGCCTTCTCGGACGACGGCACGCTCGTGTATCTGCCGGGGAAGAGCGTGGGCGCGGCCTCGCCGATCCACTGGATGGACCGGGAGGGCAAGACGTCGGTGCTCCGCTCCGCGCCGTCCGCCTGGAACGACATCCGTTTCTCGCCAGACGGCCAGAAGATCGCGCTGGACGTGACCGACGGCGGGCAGACCGACATCTGGGTGTACGAATGGGCGCGGGACACGATGTCCCGCTTCACGTTCGACCTCGCCGAGGATTCGCATGCGGCGTGGGCGCCGGACGGCAAGCGCATCGCATTTGCTTCCGCGCGAGCCGACAAGGCCGTGACGAACCTCTACTGGCAGCGAGCCGACGGGACCGGAGACGTCCAGCGGCTCACCGAGAGCAAGGTCCGGCAGATCTCCACGTCCTTCCATCCCGGCGGGCGCTCTCTGGCGTTCATGGAGCAGGATCCCAAGACGAGCTGGGACATCATGATCCTCCCGATCGAGGGGGACGAGGCCGCCGGCTTCAAGCCCGGGAAGCCCACCGTCTTCCTCAACTCGCCGTTCATCGAGGTCTGGCCGGAGTTCTCGCCGGACGGCAGGTGGCTCGCCTACATGTCGAACGAGTCGGGACGGTACGAGGTCTACGTCCGCCCCTTCCCGGGCCCGGGCGGGAAGTGGCAGATCTCGACCGAGGGCGGCGGGTTCCCGACCTGGTCGCGGGCGAGCCGCGAGCTCTTCTTCGGACAGGACGGGAAGATCATGGCCGTTCCGTACTCGGCGGACGCCGCTTCTTTCCGCGCCGAGAAGCCGCAGCCCTTGAGCGGAGGGCGGTACAGCCCCACCGGCCCGTTTCGCGCATTCGACCTGCATCCGGACGGGAAGCGCTTCGCGATCCTGAAGCCGCCGGATTCCCAGGCCGACGTCCGGCACGACAAGGTCGTCTTCGTCTTCAACTTCTTCGACGAGCTCAGGCGCGTCGCGGGGACCGGGAAGAAGTGA
- a CDS encoding serine/threonine-protein kinase: MTIAAGTRLGPYEVLSLLGAGGMGEVYKARDTRIDREVALKVLPEEFFEGEEGRGRFEREARLLASLNHPGIATLYSFEEVPSSSSSSSRHLLVMELVEGETISSRLARGPIPLEQMLPIGIQIADALDRAHRQGIVHRDLKPANVMLTKGGVKLLDFGLAKTLAPQAAPSGVTSLPTMASPQHLTQQGTILGTFQYMAPEQLEGGDADARSDIFSFGAVLFEMATGRRAFDGKSQASLIGSILKDTPPAASSLAPMTPPALDRVIATCLAKDPDDRFQTAHDVRLQLQWITEGGSQAGVPAPVAHRRKSRERLAWTIAAAALVLAAGLAAVVVRAGRKPERIFRSALPPPEGTNFWLDSNGPGPAVISPDGRQVAFTASNASGKVNLYVRTLDAAEAHVLSGAEGAQYPFWSPDGRSLGYFAAGKLRTIDATGGSPLTLCAAAEGKGGTWSPAGVIVFTPGPTSPLFKVSEKGGEATPLTKLDVARGDDSHRHPRFLPDGKHFLYIARSLKAFSDGHPVLAASVDGGTEKLILRSPAMALYASGHLLYLRESTLMARPFDARRLAFTGDAAPVAEKILMPAIGTGIGVFSASQNGILVYQTARGEQTARLQWFTRDGKPDGTLGEPADYADVALSPDGKQAVATIRDQATGTRDLWIFDLARGVRTRFTFDPADDVSPLWSPDGGAVVFSSNRKGHYDLYRKALDGSSEEEAIFASDADKYPSSFTPGGRSLVFQEPAKDVGIEIRILALDGSRKPEPWLRTKFNEFPSPLSPNGKWLPYSSEESGRWEVYVTSFPRQGRKWQISTEGGAYAYWSTDGREILYHDLGGMIHAVTVAERGETLEVGQSRPLFRAPGPNPSGASFSPTADHQRFLVVGEGQKPNALLDVVVNWTIAKGSR; encoded by the coding sequence ATGACGATCGCCGCCGGAACCCGCCTTGGCCCGTACGAGGTCCTTTCGCTCCTCGGCGCCGGGGGGATGGGAGAGGTCTACAAGGCCCGGGACACCCGCATCGACCGAGAGGTGGCCCTGAAGGTGCTGCCGGAAGAGTTCTTCGAAGGCGAAGAGGGGAGAGGGCGGTTCGAACGCGAGGCTCGGCTGCTGGCAAGCCTCAATCATCCGGGAATCGCCACCCTCTACTCGTTCGAAGAAGTCCCCTCTTCCTCCTCTTCTTCCTCCCGCCACCTCCTCGTGATGGAGCTGGTCGAGGGCGAGACGATTTCGAGCCGCCTCGCGAGAGGTCCCATCCCGCTCGAGCAGATGCTCCCGATCGGGATCCAGATCGCCGACGCCCTCGACCGGGCGCACCGGCAGGGAATCGTGCACCGCGACCTCAAGCCCGCGAACGTCATGCTCACGAAGGGCGGCGTGAAGCTGCTCGACTTCGGCCTCGCCAAGACGCTGGCTCCGCAGGCGGCCCCGTCGGGCGTCACGTCGCTCCCGACCATGGCGTCGCCCCAGCACCTCACGCAGCAGGGGACCATTCTCGGGACGTTCCAGTACATGGCGCCCGAGCAGCTCGAAGGCGGCGACGCCGACGCGCGGAGCGACATCTTCTCGTTCGGCGCCGTTCTCTTCGAGATGGCGACGGGGAGAAGAGCCTTCGACGGCAAGAGCCAGGCGAGCCTCATCGGCTCGATCCTGAAGGACACGCCGCCCGCCGCCTCGTCGCTTGCGCCCATGACGCCGCCGGCCCTCGACCGCGTCATCGCGACCTGCCTCGCGAAGGATCCCGACGACCGCTTTCAGACGGCCCACGACGTCCGGCTCCAGCTCCAGTGGATCACCGAGGGCGGATCGCAGGCGGGTGTCCCCGCGCCGGTCGCCCACCGCCGGAAGAGCCGCGAGCGCCTCGCCTGGACGATCGCCGCGGCTGCGCTCGTCCTCGCGGCGGGCCTGGCGGCGGTCGTCGTGAGAGCCGGCCGGAAGCCCGAGCGAATCTTCCGGTCCGCTCTTCCGCCTCCGGAGGGCACGAACTTCTGGCTCGATTCGAACGGCCCCGGACCGGCCGTGATTTCCCCGGACGGCCGCCAGGTCGCGTTCACGGCGTCCAACGCGTCCGGCAAGGTCAACCTCTACGTGCGCACACTGGACGCGGCCGAGGCCCACGTGCTTTCGGGAGCGGAGGGAGCGCAGTACCCCTTCTGGTCGCCGGACGGCCGTTCGCTCGGCTACTTCGCGGCCGGAAAGCTCAGGACGATCGACGCCACGGGAGGCTCGCCGCTGACGCTCTGCGCCGCTGCGGAGGGAAAGGGCGGGACCTGGAGTCCGGCCGGGGTCATCGTCTTCACGCCCGGCCCGACGTCGCCTCTCTTCAAGGTCTCCGAGAAGGGAGGCGAGGCCACGCCGCTCACGAAACTGGACGTCGCGCGCGGGGACGACTCGCATCGGCACCCCCGGTTCCTGCCGGATGGGAAGCACTTCCTCTACATCGCGCGCTCGCTGAAGGCCTTCTCCGACGGTCATCCGGTCCTTGCGGCCTCCGTCGACGGAGGAACGGAAAAACTCATCCTTCGGTCGCCGGCCATGGCCCTGTACGCGTCGGGCCACCTCCTCTATCTGCGCGAGTCGACGCTCATGGCGCGGCCGTTCGACGCCAGGCGTCTCGCCTTCACGGGAGACGCCGCTCCCGTCGCGGAGAAGATCCTCATGCCCGCGATCGGAACGGGGATCGGCGTCTTCTCGGCCTCGCAGAACGGGATCCTCGTCTACCAGACCGCGCGCGGCGAGCAGACGGCGAGGCTGCAGTGGTTCACGCGCGACGGAAAGCCGGACGGGACGCTCGGCGAGCCCGCCGACTACGCGGATGTGGCCCTGTCGCCGGACGGCAAGCAGGCCGTCGCGACGATCCGGGACCAGGCGACGGGAACGCGCGACCTCTGGATCTTCGACCTCGCCCGCGGCGTGCGCACGCGCTTCACGTTCGATCCCGCCGACGACGTGTCCCCTCTCTGGTCTCCCGACGGCGGCGCGGTCGTCTTCTCGTCCAACCGCAAGGGGCACTACGACCTCTACCGCAAGGCGCTCGACGGATCCTCCGAGGAGGAGGCGATCTTCGCGTCCGACGCCGACAAGTACCCCTCCTCCTTCACGCCCGGCGGGCGCTCGCTCGTCTTCCAGGAGCCGGCGAAGGACGTGGGCATCGAGATCCGGATCCTCGCGCTGGACGGCTCCCGCAAGCCGGAGCCCTGGCTGCGGACGAAATTCAACGAGTTTCCGTCTCCGCTCTCTCCCAATGGAAAGTGGCTTCCGTACAGCTCGGAGGAATCGGGCCGGTGGGAGGTCTACGTGACGTCCTTTCCGCGGCAGGGGCGCAAGTGGCAGATCTCGACCGAGGGAGGGGCGTACGCGTACTGGAGCACGGACGGCAGGGAGATCCTGTATCACGACCTCGGCGGGATGATCCACGCGGTCACCGTCGCGGAGCGCGGCGAGACCCTCGAGGTCGGGCAGAGCCGGCCTCTCTTCCGCGCCCCCGGGCCGAACCCGTCGGGCGCGTCGTTCAGCCCTACGGCCGACCACCAGCGCTTCCTCGTCGTGGGCGAGGGCCAGAAGCCCAACGCGCTCCTCGACGTGGTCGTGAACTGGACGATCGCGAAGGGGTCGAGATGA
- a CDS encoding protein kinase produces the protein MTLAAGTRLGNFEIVAQIGAGGMGEVYKARDPKLDRFVAIKVLPPSLAESSDFLTRFEREAKAVAALNHPNILGIYDFGKSGDHTYAVMELLEGESLRDKLRAGAFAPKKAVELGVQLADGLAAAHARGIVHRDVKPENIFLGKDGRVKILDFGLAKQLPKWTGASGPHTNLPTEVPAGARTEAGVVMGTVGYMSPEQVRGEPADHRSDVFSFGAVLYEMLCGRKAFEGASGIETMNAILVEDPAALVVTKGQMPPALERVVLHCLEKSPDNRFQSMKDIAFDLGSLSTISAVDGGKTGARPRRARAGWAAAGLAAAVLAGLASWATGVLHVGRHEQPVFHQVSFRQGRIAKARFAPGGQDVIYDASWQGEPWQLFATPIVDPKERPLGQPDVQLLDLSRTGDLVLRLKGKVADTWQFEGTLARSALGGDLAPKAILGGVLQAAWAPKSEFAVVRATGGRSLLDFPPGKVRVESAGWIGDLRFSPDGSMLAYVDHANAGDDAGRVALLDVAAGKTRFLSKEWGTLRGLAWKGKEIWFTAGTHILNRALYAVDLSGKERGVFTQAGGLHLHDVAPDGRVLMSREEMRGGLLAQTEGVVQPLDLSWRTWSYLLDTSADGKTLLFEEEEGDPAGYDLFLRPTSGGHATPLGKSAGYGALSPDGTLAVAWLAKPAPRWVLYPTGTGAPREIPAHGIRSIKSVSFSKDGKSLIFIGPEGEKEDRVWSLALDGKEPKPLTLEGVTGLETWPLLSPDGKSFLAREKGGWAIFDLAKPDAPARRVAGLEDGEVLTQWREDGRFFVTRPGAFPVEIWTLDPASGKRQPWKTVSPAGYVGADCSTIRFSEDGKRMAARYILQRSTLYVVEGLR, from the coding sequence ATGACGCTTGCCGCCGGGACCCGCCTCGGGAACTTCGAGATCGTCGCGCAGATCGGCGCCGGCGGGATGGGAGAGGTCTACAAGGCCCGGGACCCGAAGCTCGACCGCTTCGTGGCGATCAAGGTCCTGCCGCCGTCCCTCGCCGAGAGCTCGGACTTCCTCACGCGCTTCGAGCGCGAGGCGAAGGCCGTCGCCGCGCTGAACCATCCGAACATCCTCGGCATTTACGACTTCGGCAAGTCCGGCGACCACACGTACGCCGTGATGGAGCTGCTCGAGGGCGAGTCCCTCCGCGACAAGCTGCGGGCCGGAGCTTTCGCGCCCAAGAAGGCCGTCGAGCTGGGCGTGCAGCTGGCCGACGGGCTGGCCGCGGCGCACGCCCGGGGCATCGTCCACCGGGACGTGAAGCCCGAGAACATCTTCCTCGGCAAGGACGGCCGCGTGAAGATCCTCGACTTCGGCCTCGCCAAGCAGCTGCCGAAGTGGACCGGCGCGAGCGGACCGCACACGAACCTGCCGACCGAGGTCCCGGCGGGAGCCCGCACCGAAGCCGGCGTCGTCATGGGGACGGTCGGCTACATGAGCCCCGAGCAGGTGAGGGGCGAGCCCGCGGACCACCGGAGCGACGTCTTCAGCTTCGGCGCGGTGCTCTACGAGATGCTTTGCGGGCGGAAGGCGTTCGAAGGCGCTTCCGGCATCGAGACGATGAACGCGATCCTCGTCGAGGACCCGGCCGCTCTCGTCGTCACGAAGGGCCAGATGCCGCCGGCCCTCGAGCGCGTCGTCCTGCACTGCCTCGAAAAATCGCCAGACAACCGCTTCCAGTCGATGAAGGACATCGCGTTCGACCTGGGCTCGCTCTCGACGATCTCCGCCGTGGACGGGGGCAAGACGGGGGCGCGGCCGCGGCGCGCGCGCGCCGGATGGGCGGCCGCAGGCCTCGCCGCCGCGGTCCTCGCCGGGCTGGCTTCGTGGGCGACCGGCGTCCTGCACGTGGGCCGCCACGAGCAGCCCGTCTTCCACCAGGTGTCGTTCCGTCAGGGGCGCATCGCGAAGGCGCGCTTCGCGCCCGGCGGGCAGGACGTCATCTACGACGCGAGCTGGCAGGGCGAGCCCTGGCAGCTCTTCGCGACGCCGATCGTCGACCCGAAGGAGAGGCCGCTCGGCCAGCCCGACGTCCAGCTGCTCGACCTGTCCCGCACCGGAGACCTCGTGCTACGGCTCAAGGGCAAGGTCGCGGACACGTGGCAGTTCGAGGGCACGCTGGCCCGGTCGGCGCTTGGGGGGGACCTCGCGCCGAAGGCGATCCTCGGCGGCGTCCTCCAGGCGGCGTGGGCGCCGAAGTCCGAGTTCGCCGTCGTGCGCGCGACGGGCGGGCGGTCGCTCCTCGATTTCCCGCCCGGCAAGGTCCGCGTCGAGTCCGCGGGGTGGATCGGCGACCTGCGGTTCTCGCCGGACGGCTCGATGCTCGCGTACGTCGACCACGCGAACGCGGGCGACGACGCGGGGCGGGTCGCGCTCCTCGATGTCGCCGCGGGGAAGACCCGGTTCCTGTCGAAGGAGTGGGGCACGCTCCGCGGCCTCGCCTGGAAGGGCAAGGAGATCTGGTTTACGGCGGGCACGCACATCCTGAACCGCGCCCTCTACGCCGTGGACCTCTCGGGGAAGGAGCGCGGCGTCTTCACGCAGGCCGGCGGCCTTCACCTCCACGACGTCGCGCCGGACGGCCGCGTTCTCATGAGCCGCGAAGAGATGCGCGGCGGGCTCCTCGCGCAGACCGAAGGAGTGGTGCAGCCGCTCGACCTTTCCTGGAGGACATGGAGCTACCTTCTCGACACCTCCGCCGACGGGAAGACGCTGCTCTTCGAGGAGGAAGAGGGCGATCCCGCCGGCTACGACCTGTTCCTCCGGCCGACGTCGGGCGGCCATGCGACGCCTCTCGGGAAGAGCGCTGGCTACGGCGCGCTCTCGCCGGACGGCACGCTCGCCGTGGCGTGGCTCGCCAAGCCGGCTCCGCGCTGGGTCCTCTATCCGACCGGGACGGGCGCTCCGCGCGAGATCCCGGCCCACGGCATCCGGAGCATCAAGTCCGTTTCGTTCTCGAAGGACGGCAAGAGCCTGATCTTCATCGGGCCGGAGGGCGAGAAGGAGGACCGGGTCTGGTCGCTGGCGCTCGACGGCAAGGAGCCCAAGCCCCTGACGCTCGAAGGCGTCACGGGCCTCGAGACGTGGCCCCTGCTGAGTCCGGACGGCAAGAGCTTCCTCGCGCGCGAAAAGGGCGGCTGGGCGATTTTCGACCTCGCGAAGCCGGATGCGCCGGCGAGGCGCGTCGCTGGCCTCGAGGACGGCGAGGTCCTGACGCAGTGGCGCGAGGACGGCCGGTTCTTCGTCACGAGGCCCGGCGCGTTTCCCGTCGAGATCTGGACGCTCGACCCCGCGAGCGGGAAGCGCCAGCCCTGGAAGACGGTCAGCCCGGCGGGCTACGTGGGCGCCGACTGCTCGACGATCCGGTTCAGCGAGGACGGCAAGCGCATGGCCGCGCGGTACATCCTCCAGCGCAGCACGCTATACGTCGTCGAAGGGCTGAGGTAG
- a CDS encoding aminotransferase class I/II-fold pyridoxal phosphate-dependent enzyme yields the protein MPLPISRRAFAGSLGAAAGVAFLDAPLVSRVAEAATKRARPSDAVILSSNENPYGPSPTALEAAAKAASNRYPDALENAAVEAIARHHGVAAEQVLLGCGSSEILQMADEAFSGPGRKVVAAEPTFEAVLAYAKVVRADGVRVPLTPDFRHDLVKMAAACDASTGLVYVCNPNNPTATIVTGDEMAAFAAAVPAAATILVDEAYHHFVEDPRYRSSLELIAKRPNVVVARTFSKIYGMAGMRLGYAVSSKETIAAMAPHASWSNANAGVLAAAAASLADPDLVPRQKKLLNDTRKWLVSELTKQGYRTMPSEANFVMVDVGGDVAPVIQAFRAKKILVGRKFPSLPNWLRVTVGRRDEVGAFLAALPEVVPAPMRAA from the coding sequence ATGCCGCTCCCGATCTCCCGCCGCGCGTTCGCCGGATCCCTCGGCGCCGCTGCCGGTGTTGCGTTTCTCGACGCCCCGCTCGTGAGCCGCGTTGCCGAGGCCGCGACGAAGCGCGCGCGCCCGTCGGACGCCGTCATCCTGAGCTCGAACGAGAACCCGTACGGGCCGTCGCCGACGGCGCTCGAGGCGGCCGCGAAGGCCGCCTCGAACCGCTACCCCGACGCGCTCGAGAACGCGGCCGTCGAGGCGATCGCGAGGCATCACGGCGTCGCCGCCGAGCAGGTCCTCCTCGGCTGCGGCTCTTCCGAGATTCTCCAGATGGCCGACGAGGCGTTCAGCGGGCCGGGAAGGAAGGTCGTCGCCGCAGAGCCGACGTTCGAGGCGGTGCTCGCGTACGCGAAGGTCGTCCGGGCCGACGGGGTCAGGGTGCCGCTCACGCCCGACTTCCGGCACGACCTCGTGAAGATGGCCGCCGCCTGCGACGCCTCGACGGGCCTCGTCTACGTGTGCAACCCGAACAACCCGACGGCGACGATCGTGACGGGCGACGAGATGGCGGCCTTCGCGGCCGCGGTCCCGGCGGCGGCGACGATCCTCGTGGACGAGGCGTACCACCACTTCGTCGAGGATCCGCGCTACCGCTCCAGCCTCGAGCTGATCGCGAAGCGCCCGAACGTCGTCGTCGCGCGCACGTTCTCCAAGATTTACGGGATGGCGGGCATGCGGCTCGGGTACGCCGTCTCGTCGAAGGAGACGATCGCGGCCATGGCGCCCCACGCGTCGTGGAGCAACGCGAACGCGGGGGTCCTCGCGGCCGCGGCGGCGAGCCTCGCGGATCCCGACCTCGTCCCGCGGCAGAAGAAGCTCCTGAACGACACGCGCAAGTGGCTCGTCTCGGAGCTGACGAAGCAGGGCTACCGGACGATGCCGTCCGAGGCCAACTTCGTGATGGTGGACGTGGGCGGCGACGTCGCTCCCGTCATCCAGGCGTTCCGGGCGAAGAAGATCCTCGTCGGGCGGAAGTTCCCGTCGCTCCCGAACTGGTTGCGCGTCACGGTCGGAAGGCGCGACGAGGTCGGAGCCTTCCTCGCCGCCCTTCCGGAGGTCGTGCCGGCGCCGATGCGCGCCGCCTGA